The following coding sequences are from one Arachis hypogaea cultivar Tifrunner chromosome 7, arahy.Tifrunner.gnm2.J5K5, whole genome shotgun sequence window:
- the LOC112703030 gene encoding non-specific lipid-transfer protein 8, which translates to MKSVAATCVLMILVTSVTNSEATISSCSDVIKNLKPCVNYLMSGSGKPPGPCCSGVKALAAAAATSADKKTACNCIKSTSKSLNINSQLAQALPGNCGVSLPISVSPNADCSK; encoded by the coding sequence ATGAAATCAGTTGCTGCTACATGTGTTCTTATGATTTTAGTGACCTCAGTAACTAATTCTGAGGCTACAATTTCATCATGCAGTGATGTGATTAAGAACCTAAAGCCTTGTGTGAATTACTTGATGAGTGGAAGTGGTAAACCACCAGGACCATGTTGCTCTGGCGTTAAAGCTCTTGCAGCTGCTGCAGCAACCTCTGCTGATAAGAAAACTGCATGCAACTGCATCAAATCCACTTCCAAGAGTCTCAACATTAATTCACAACTGGCTCAGGCTCTCCCTGGAAACTGTGGAGTATCACTTCCCATCTCTGTTTCCCCCAATGCTGATTGCTCCAAGTAA